A DNA window from Kitasatospora atroaurantiaca contains the following coding sequences:
- a CDS encoding helix-turn-helix transcriptional regulator has protein sequence MPDPDLVSQALARNLRRLRADRGHTLDALAARAGVSRGMIVQIERARTNPSVGTVVRLADALGVSIARLLDYDETSQVRIVPAEEAVQLWSTAAGSSGVLLNGVEAPGPLELWHWLLMPGEGHTSDAHPPGTVEIARVDEGELTLALDGQDHLVPAGSTASYEAGVPHGYRNDGAVPLRVTLVVSVPPPAR, from the coding sequence GTGCCGGACCCCGATCTCGTCTCCCAGGCCCTCGCCCGGAACCTCCGGCGGCTGCGCGCCGACCGAGGCCACACCCTCGACGCGCTGGCCGCCCGCGCGGGCGTCAGCCGCGGAATGATCGTGCAGATCGAGCGGGCCCGCACCAATCCCAGCGTCGGCACGGTGGTCCGGCTCGCCGACGCCCTCGGCGTCAGCATCGCCCGGCTGCTCGACTACGACGAGACCTCGCAGGTGCGGATCGTGCCCGCGGAGGAGGCCGTCCAGCTCTGGTCCACCGCGGCGGGGAGCAGTGGGGTGCTGCTCAACGGCGTCGAGGCCCCCGGGCCGCTCGAACTCTGGCACTGGCTGCTGATGCCGGGGGAGGGGCACACCTCGGACGCCCATCCGCCCGGGACGGTCGAGATCGCCCGGGTCGACGAGGGTGAGCTGACGCTGGCCCTGGACGGCCAGGACCACCTGGTGCCGGCGGGCAGCACCGCCTCGTACGAAGCCGGCGTCCCGCACGGCTACCGCAACGACGGTGCCGTGCCGCTCCGGGTCACCCTCGTGGTCTCGGTACCGCCGCCGGCGCGCTGA
- a CDS encoding type B 50S ribosomal protein L31, with translation MQSGIHPEYRSVVFRDKAGGLAFLTRSTIDSTRTVEWEDGNTYPVVDVEISSASHPFYTGKSRVLDTAGRVELFQRRYGLGN, from the coding sequence ATGCAGTCCGGCATCCACCCCGAGTACCGGTCCGTCGTCTTCCGCGACAAGGCCGGCGGCCTCGCCTTCCTGACCCGGTCGACGATCGACAGCACCCGCACCGTCGAGTGGGAGGACGGGAACACCTACCCCGTCGTCGACGTGGAGATCTCCTCGGCGAGCCACCCCTTCTACACCGGCAAGTCCCGCGTGCTCGACACGGCGGGCCGCGTCGAGCTCTTCCAGCGCCGCTACGGCCTGGGAAACTGA
- the rpmG gene encoding 50S ribosomal protein L33, whose translation MARNELRPIVKLRSTAGTGYTYVTRKNRRNDPDRLTLRKYDPAARQHVLFREER comes from the coding sequence ATGGCCCGCAACGAGCTGCGCCCGATCGTCAAACTGCGGTCGACCGCCGGCACCGGTTACACGTACGTGACCCGGAAGAACCGCCGCAACGACCCCGACCGGCTGACCCTGCGCAAGTACGACCCGGCGGCGCGGCAGCACGTGCTGTTCCGCGAAGAGCGCTGA
- the rpmB gene encoding 50S ribosomal protein L28 — MSAHCQLTGRRPGFGNAISHSHRRTRRRFDPNIQRKRYWLASEGRHVRLTLSAAGIKTVDTIGIEAAAARIRARGEKV, encoded by the coding sequence ATGTCCGCCCACTGCCAGCTGACCGGCCGCAGGCCGGGCTTCGGCAACGCGATCTCCCACTCGCACCGCCGCACCCGCCGCCGCTTCGACCCCAACATCCAGCGCAAGCGCTACTGGCTCGCGAGCGAGGGCCGCCACGTACGCCTCACGCTCAGCGCGGCCGGCATCAAGACCGTCGACACGATCGGCATCGAGGCCGCCGCCGCCCGTATCCGCGCCCGGGGGGAGAAGGTCTGA
- the rpsN gene encoding 30S ribosomal protein S14, which yields MAKQSKIAKNEARRAIVARYAERRAELKRLIAHPATGPAERQAAQQELARQPRDASATRLRNRDSVDGRPRGYLRAFGLSRINLRTHAHAGHLPGVRKASW from the coding sequence ATGGCCAAGCAGAGCAAGATCGCCAAGAACGAGGCCCGCCGCGCGATCGTCGCGAGGTACGCCGAGCGCCGAGCCGAGCTGAAGCGGCTGATCGCCCACCCCGCGACCGGGCCGGCCGAGCGCCAGGCCGCCCAGCAGGAGCTGGCCCGCCAGCCCCGCGACGCCAGCGCCACCAGGCTGCGCAACCGCGACAGCGTCGACGGCCGCCCGCGCGGCTACCTCCGCGCCTTCGGCCTGTCCCGGATCAACCTGCGTACGCACGCCCATGCGGGCCACCTGCCGGGTGTGCGCAAGGCCAGCTGGTAG
- a CDS encoding CobW family GTP-binding protein codes for MSEENNEEIKLPVVVVAGLHRAERRQAVQELLDTCVDAVVLHHDLRDASSGTVYRECRDADGPYGLAEVPLTNDCPCCALREDLLPELLRIADAGQHGLAVVELWGGSDPHPVVELIAGGEVGDRCLHEAVELAGVVTAVDPLTLIGDLSVSDELTEHGEHTAAQDTRTRAEALAHQIEYATTLAVPRSGGDHRRGGLSMLRQLHPTARVVRLGTGSLTRAALGGFDVAAARDRVNPAVALLPQEHDEAGVATVVWERRRPLHPARLHEALEQLVPAAQRSRGRFWLANRPELMLAWDAAGASLAVEECGPWLTSLPDAVWELYPPTRRAAAALDWHPVHGDRIQQLSFTADGLDADGIVELLDSCLLDDAELAAGEPGWKALPDAFEDLLDPVA; via the coding sequence GTGTCCGAGGAGAACAACGAGGAGATCAAACTTCCGGTCGTGGTGGTGGCCGGCCTGCACCGGGCCGAGCGCCGCCAGGCCGTCCAGGAACTGCTGGACACCTGCGTCGACGCCGTCGTGCTCCACCACGACCTGCGCGACGCCTCGTCCGGCACCGTGTACCGCGAGTGCCGCGACGCCGATGGCCCGTACGGCCTGGCGGAGGTGCCGCTCACCAACGACTGCCCCTGCTGCGCCCTGCGCGAGGACCTGCTGCCTGAGCTGCTGCGGATCGCCGACGCCGGGCAGCACGGGCTGGCCGTCGTCGAGCTGTGGGGTGGCAGCGACCCGCACCCGGTGGTCGAGCTGATCGCCGGCGGCGAGGTGGGCGACCGCTGCCTGCACGAGGCCGTCGAGCTCGCGGGCGTCGTCACGGCCGTCGACCCGCTCACCCTGATCGGTGACCTGTCGGTCTCCGACGAACTGACCGAGCACGGCGAGCACACGGCCGCCCAGGACACCCGTACCCGGGCCGAGGCGCTCGCCCACCAGATCGAGTACGCCACCACGCTCGCGGTGCCGCGCTCGGGCGGCGACCACCGCCGGGGCGGCCTCTCGATGCTCCGTCAGCTGCACCCCACCGCCCGGGTGGTCCGGCTCGGCACGGGCTCGCTCACCAGGGCCGCGCTCGGCGGCTTCGACGTGGCAGCGGCCCGCGACCGGGTCAACCCGGCCGTCGCGCTGCTGCCGCAGGAGCACGACGAGGCCGGGGTCGCCACCGTGGTCTGGGAGCGCCGCCGTCCGCTGCACCCGGCCAGGCTGCACGAGGCCCTTGAGCAGCTCGTCCCGGCCGCCCAGCGCAGCCGGGGCCGGTTCTGGCTGGCCAATCGGCCCGAGCTGATGCTCGCCTGGGACGCCGCCGGGGCCAGCCTGGCCGTCGAGGAGTGCGGCCCGTGGCTGACCTCGCTCCCGGACGCCGTCTGGGAGCTCTACCCGCCCACCCGCCGGGCCGCCGCAGCCCTGGACTGGCACCCCGTCCACGGCGACCGCATCCAGCAGCTCAGCTTCACCGCCGACGGCCTGGACGCGGACGGCATCGTCGAACTGCTCGACTCCTGCCTCCTCGACGACGCCGAACTCGCGGCGGGTGAGCCCGGTTGGAAGGCCCTCCCGGACGCCTTCGAGGACCTGCTCGACCCTGTCGCCTGA
- the rpsR gene encoding 30S ribosomal protein S18 — MRKHPGAPAKPRPNPLIAAGITYIDYKDTDLLRKFISDRGKIRSRRVSRLTEQQQRAMARAIKNAREMALLPYSSTTR, encoded by the coding sequence ATGCGCAAGCACCCCGGCGCCCCCGCGAAGCCCCGCCCCAACCCGCTGATCGCGGCGGGCATCACCTACATCGACTACAAGGACACCGACCTGCTGCGGAAGTTCATCTCCGACCGCGGCAAGATCCGCAGCCGCCGGGTCTCCCGCCTCACCGAGCAGCAGCAGCGGGCGATGGCCCGCGCCATCAAGAACGCCCGCGAGATGGCCCTGCTCCCGTACTCGTCCACCACCCGCTGA
- the rpmF gene encoding 50S ribosomal protein L32 has product MAVPKRKMSRSNTRHRRSQWKAAAPQLVPITVDGREHLVPRHLVRAYQRGLIAL; this is encoded by the coding sequence ATGGCCGTACCCAAGCGCAAGATGTCCCGCAGCAACACCCGGCACCGCCGCTCCCAGTGGAAGGCCGCCGCCCCGCAGCTCGTCCCGATCACCGTCGACGGCCGTGAGCACCTCGTCCCGCGCCACCTGGTCCGCGCCTACCAGCGGGGCCTCATCGCACTCTGA
- a CDS encoding MFS transporter, producing MLVAFTFVYLFVYLTSSRGLSVTEAGTIAGVGGVGLVAGNFTGGWFGDRFGHRRTLLTGSVVSGTGLVALPVLPTAALLLVLPLCQYAAGAVRAANSALVAAAVPPGSRRQGFAVMRFAANAGFTVGPPLGALIATRFSYGWLFLADGLGTLLFAAYASRVLTAEGSRAQRAAVPADATGLWAALRTRRPALLVLLPAIVVVDTVYRQQYSTLPVFLADHGIGTGVYGALLAINGGAILCLELPATLALRNRAPLRIIGAGLLLVGLGFAALVPGAFTLSAVAMMLLVTAGEILYKTPATAYVADSAPAHLQGRFQSLYAGASISGTVLAPPLGGAVYEAAPGLLWPLCGVLAALAGAAVLVASRHRTAGRAVGAEGGAVSRARGEVRA from the coding sequence ATGCTGGTGGCCTTCACCTTCGTCTATCTCTTCGTCTACCTGACGTCCTCGCGGGGGCTGAGCGTCACCGAGGCCGGGACGATCGCGGGCGTCGGCGGGGTGGGCCTGGTCGCCGGGAACTTCACCGGCGGGTGGTTCGGCGACCGCTTCGGGCACCGCCGGACGCTGCTCACCGGCTCGGTGGTCTCGGGCACCGGCCTGGTCGCGCTGCCCGTCCTGCCGACCGCCGCACTGCTGCTCGTCCTGCCGCTGTGTCAGTACGCGGCGGGGGCGGTACGGGCCGCCAACTCGGCGCTGGTCGCCGCAGCCGTCCCCCCGGGCTCCCGCCGGCAGGGCTTCGCCGTGATGCGCTTCGCCGCCAACGCGGGCTTCACCGTCGGGCCGCCGCTCGGCGCCCTGATCGCCACCCGCTTCTCGTACGGCTGGCTCTTCCTCGCCGACGGCCTCGGGACGCTGCTCTTCGCGGCCTACGCCTCCCGGGTGCTGACCGCCGAGGGGAGCCGGGCGCAGCGAGCCGCCGTACCCGCCGACGCCACCGGGCTCTGGGCGGCACTGCGGACCAGGCGGCCCGCCCTGCTGGTGCTGCTCCCCGCGATCGTCGTGGTCGACACGGTGTACCGGCAGCAGTACTCGACCCTCCCGGTCTTCCTCGCCGACCACGGCATCGGCACCGGCGTCTACGGGGCCCTGCTGGCCATCAACGGCGGGGCGATCCTCTGCCTGGAGCTGCCCGCCACCCTCGCCCTGCGCAACCGCGCGCCGCTGCGGATCATCGGCGCCGGGCTGCTGCTGGTGGGCCTCGGCTTCGCAGCCCTGGTCCCGGGGGCGTTCACGCTCTCCGCCGTGGCGATGATGCTGCTGGTCACGGCCGGCGAGATCCTCTACAAGACCCCGGCAACGGCGTACGTCGCGGACAGCGCGCCGGCACACCTCCAGGGCCGGTTCCAGAGCCTCTACGCGGGCGCGTCCATCAGCGGCACGGTGCTCGCGCCACCGCTGGGCGGTGCGGTCTACGAGGCGGCGCCGGGCCTGCTCTGGCCGCTCTGCGGAGTGCTCGCCGCACTGGCGGGGGCCGCCGTACTGGTGGCCTCCCGCCACAGGACCGCGGGCCGGGCGGTGGGCGCGGAAGGCGGGGCCGTCTCCCGCGCCCGGGGCGAGGTCCGCGCGTGA
- a CDS encoding winged helix-turn-helix transcriptional regulator: MPRRGGPDDANCAIAQSLDVVGDAWTLLIVRDAARGLCRFDQLQQELGLSRKVLAERLRLLVDAEVLAREPYQQRPVRYEYRLTPRGRALLPVLVALQDWGDSWLLGDGEPTATTAEASREAERVHALVGTRVPELLLTDSDGRPRDPVARSPFTVVYCFPGAFARPDAYPPGWSAVPGAPGCTLESRTYRDRLAEFTAAGATVHGVSTQRPDEQRAFADAERLDFPLLSDVGLDLTAALRLPTFRGNGTSRLKRLTLVVDGDRVIREVLYPITDIAASVDAALATVGTTPGGA; this comes from the coding sequence GTGCCAAGACGTGGCGGGCCGGACGACGCGAACTGCGCGATCGCCCAGTCCCTCGATGTGGTCGGCGACGCCTGGACGCTGCTGATCGTCCGGGACGCGGCGCGCGGACTCTGCCGCTTCGACCAGCTGCAGCAAGAGCTGGGTCTGTCGAGGAAGGTCCTGGCGGAGCGTCTGCGGCTGCTGGTCGACGCCGAGGTACTGGCCCGAGAGCCGTACCAGCAGCGGCCGGTCCGGTACGAGTACCGGCTGACGCCGCGTGGGCGGGCCCTGCTGCCCGTGCTGGTCGCCCTCCAGGACTGGGGTGACAGCTGGCTGCTCGGCGACGGCGAGCCCACGGCCACCACCGCTGAGGCCTCGCGGGAGGCCGAGCGCGTCCACGCCCTCGTCGGCACCCGGGTACCCGAACTGCTGCTCACCGACTCCGACGGCCGGCCGCGCGATCCCGTCGCGCGGAGCCCGTTCACCGTCGTCTACTGCTTCCCCGGGGCCTTTGCCCGCCCGGACGCGTACCCGCCCGGCTGGTCGGCCGTGCCCGGTGCGCCGGGCTGCACGCTGGAGTCCCGTACCTACCGGGACAGGTTGGCCGAGTTCACCGCCGCCGGTGCGACCGTGCACGGCGTGAGCACCCAGCGTCCCGATGAGCAGCGGGCCTTCGCCGACGCGGAACGGCTGGACTTCCCGCTGCTCTCCGACGTCGGCCTCGACCTCACCGCCGCACTCCGGCTGCCGACCTTCCGGGGCAACGGAACCTCCCGCCTCAAGCGGCTGACCCTGGTCGTGGACGGGGACCGGGTGATCCGCGAGGTGCTCTACCCGATCACCGACATCGCCGCGAGTGTGGACGCCGCCCTCGCCACGGTCGGAACCACCCCCGGCGGTGCGTGA
- a CDS encoding M24 family metallopeptidase, giving the protein MSDAYAVRRERLREHCSASGADAALITRAANVRYLTGCAPCGATLLLTRERALLALPDDLPQDDTGEHLLSEDVAQLPVPADADTAMAAAEAASRLRVQHMAVEEHDLTVSRHRAVAQLAEGVSLRDLAQAVERLRVVKDEHEIADLRIAAEIADQALGELLESILVGRTERHLAMELERRMIDHGADRAAFPVSVGTGTHSGQEAHQPTDRRVEEGDFLTVVLGAQYRGYAVSTARTFVIGAAPAQWQMDLHRLVFRAQRAGREALGPGVPQHAPDQAAREILQAAGHSESSPHPLGHGIGLEIREAPRLGPADMGKLDNRVPVTVGPGVHIPGKGGVRIEDTLVVRPLEEGGPELLTITTKELLAL; this is encoded by the coding sequence ATGTCCGATGCGTACGCGGTCCGGCGAGAGCGGCTGAGGGAACACTGCAGTGCCTCGGGGGCCGATGCGGCGCTGATCACCCGCGCCGCGAACGTCCGCTATCTCACCGGCTGCGCGCCCTGCGGCGCGACGCTGCTGCTGACCCGCGAGCGCGCGCTGCTCGCCCTGCCCGACGACCTGCCGCAGGACGACACCGGTGAGCACCTGCTCAGCGAGGACGTGGCCCAGCTTCCCGTCCCCGCCGACGCCGACACCGCGATGGCCGCCGCCGAGGCCGCCTCCCGGCTGCGGGTCCAGCACATGGCCGTCGAGGAGCACGACCTCACCGTCAGCCGTCACCGTGCGGTGGCCCAGCTCGCCGAGGGTGTGAGCCTGCGGGATCTCGCCCAGGCCGTCGAGCGGCTGCGGGTGGTCAAGGACGAGCACGAGATCGCCGATCTGCGGATCGCGGCCGAGATCGCCGACCAGGCTCTCGGCGAGCTGCTGGAATCCATCCTGGTCGGCCGTACGGAGCGGCACCTGGCGATGGAGCTGGAGCGGCGGATGATCGACCACGGTGCCGATCGCGCCGCCTTCCCGGTCTCCGTCGGCACCGGCACCCACTCGGGGCAGGAGGCGCACCAGCCGACCGACCGCAGGGTCGAGGAGGGCGACTTCCTGACCGTCGTGCTCGGTGCGCAGTACCGCGGCTACGCGGTCTCCACCGCGCGTACGTTCGTCATCGGAGCAGCCCCGGCGCAGTGGCAGATGGACCTGCACCGCCTGGTCTTCCGGGCCCAGCGGGCCGGTCGGGAGGCTCTCGGCCCCGGTGTCCCGCAGCATGCGCCGGACCAGGCGGCCCGCGAGATCCTGCAGGCCGCCGGGCACTCCGAGAGCTCTCCGCACCCGCTCGGACACGGAATCGGGCTGGAGATCCGGGAGGCGCCGCGCCTCGGCCCCGCCGACATGGGTAAACTGGACAATCGCGTGCCGGTAACCGTCGGCCCAGGGGTGCACATCCCGGGCAAGGGCGGGGTCCGGATCGAGGACACGCTCGTCGTACGCCCCCTCGAAGAGGGCGGGCCCGAGCTGCTCACCATCACGACCAAGGAGCTCCTCGCCCTGTAA
- the efp gene encoding elongation factor P encodes MASTNDLKNGMVLKLDGGKLWSVVEFQHVKPGKGPAFVRTKLKEVLTGKVVDKTFNAGTKVETANVDKRGMQFSYKDGEQFVFMDTDTYDQIMVGPEVVGDAAKYLLEGFEALVAMYEGAAIYIELPASVELVISHTEPGVQGDRSTGGSKPATLETGAEIAVPLFIVTGEKIKVDTRDGSYLGRVK; translated from the coding sequence GTGGCTTCCACGAACGATCTCAAGAACGGCATGGTCCTCAAGCTCGACGGTGGAAAGCTGTGGTCCGTCGTCGAGTTCCAGCACGTCAAGCCCGGTAAGGGCCCGGCCTTCGTGCGCACCAAGCTCAAGGAGGTCCTGACCGGCAAGGTCGTCGACAAGACCTTCAACGCCGGTACCAAGGTCGAGACCGCCAACGTCGACAAGCGTGGGATGCAGTTCTCCTACAAGGACGGCGAGCAGTTCGTGTTCATGGACACGGACACCTACGACCAGATCATGGTCGGCCCCGAGGTCGTCGGCGACGCCGCCAAGTACCTGCTGGAGGGCTTCGAGGCCCTGGTCGCCATGTACGAGGGCGCCGCCATCTACATCGAGCTCCCGGCCTCCGTCGAGCTGGTCATCTCCCACACCGAGCCGGGCGTCCAGGGCGACCGCTCCACCGGTGGCTCCAAGCCGGCCACGCTGGAGACCGGCGCCGAGATCGCCGTCCCGCTCTTCATCGTCACCGGTGAGAAGATCAAGGTCGACACCCGCGACGGCAGCTACCTCGGCCGGGTGAAGTAA
- the nusB gene encoding transcription antitermination factor NusB yields the protein MSAARSKARTRAFQILFEADHRGVDPQRVLADWVARARDPKPDEGTPQVGEYTMQLIEGYVQYARRIDDLIAQYAVGWTLDRMPIVDRNVLRLGAYELIWEDGVPDAVVLDEAVEIAKEYSTDDSPAFVNGLLARFKELKPTIRRD from the coding sequence GTGTCGGCTGCACGTAGCAAGGCCCGTACGCGAGCCTTCCAGATCCTCTTCGAGGCCGACCACCGCGGCGTCGACCCGCAGCGCGTACTCGCTGACTGGGTCGCCCGCGCGCGCGACCCGAAGCCGGACGAGGGCACGCCGCAGGTGGGCGAGTACACCATGCAGCTGATCGAGGGGTACGTCCAGTACGCCCGTCGGATCGACGACCTGATCGCGCAGTACGCGGTGGGCTGGACGCTCGACCGGATGCCGATCGTGGACCGCAACGTCCTGCGCCTCGGCGCCTACGAGCTGATCTGGGAGGACGGCGTCCCGGACGCGGTCGTCCTGGACGAGGCCGTCGAGATCGCCAAGGAGTACTCCACGGACGACTCCCCGGCGTTCGTCAACGGTCTGCTCGCGCGCTTCAAGGAGCTCAAGCCGACGATCCGCCGGGACTGA
- a CDS encoding thioesterase family protein, protein MTTTTRSEFDQGIALARRPGEPGLYDGELDAGWQIGGGVNGGLLLAVAGHALSLELGEHGEHADPVSISGYYLSAARPGPATVRTEPVRQGRSLSTGTASLSQGGEERLRVLATYGDLAGAEDDVRTTARPPQLPPPEECIGMEHAPKALIKQAALLERFDLRLDPSTVGWAVGQPSGNGRIQGWFRLADGREPDPLMLLLVADALPPVTFDLGMPGWAPTIELTVHLRARPVPGWLRVSHATRNLAGGYFEEDAEVWDESGRLVAQSRQLARAPRPQ, encoded by the coding sequence ATGACCACCACGACACGCAGTGAGTTCGACCAGGGCATCGCCCTGGCCCGGCGCCCGGGGGAGCCGGGCCTGTACGACGGCGAACTCGACGCCGGCTGGCAGATCGGCGGAGGCGTCAACGGCGGGCTGCTGCTCGCGGTGGCCGGACATGCGCTGTCGCTGGAGCTCGGCGAGCACGGCGAGCACGCCGACCCGGTCTCGATCAGCGGGTACTACCTCTCGGCGGCCAGACCCGGGCCAGCCACCGTCCGCACCGAGCCGGTCCGCCAGGGCCGCAGCCTCTCCACCGGCACCGCCTCGCTCAGCCAGGGCGGCGAGGAGCGGCTGCGCGTGCTCGCCACGTACGGGGATCTGGCCGGCGCCGAGGACGACGTGCGCACCACGGCCCGGCCGCCGCAGCTGCCGCCGCCCGAGGAGTGCATCGGCATGGAGCACGCGCCCAAGGCGCTGATCAAGCAGGCCGCCCTGCTGGAGCGCTTCGACCTGCGGCTGGACCCGTCGACCGTCGGGTGGGCGGTCGGGCAGCCGTCCGGGAACGGGCGGATCCAGGGCTGGTTCAGGCTGGCCGACGGGCGCGAGCCGGACCCGCTGATGCTGCTCCTGGTCGCGGACGCGCTGCCGCCGGTGACCTTCGACCTCGGTATGCCGGGCTGGGCGCCGACCATCGAGCTGACGGTCCATCTGCGGGCCAGGCCGGTGCCGGGCTGGCTGCGCGTCAGCCACGCCACCCGCAACCTGGCCGGCGGCTACTTCGAGGAGGACGCCGAGGTGTGGGACGAGTCCGGCCGCCTGGTCGCCCAGTCCCGCCAGCTCGCCCGGGCCCCGAGGCCGCAGTAG